From Hippoglossus stenolepis isolate QCI-W04-F060 chromosome 4, HSTE1.2, whole genome shotgun sequence, a single genomic window includes:
- the si:ch211-136a13.1 gene encoding HHIP-like protein 1, protein MTTRTCNPPPQCILSHTLFPHLLLSALLLLLQPWWGSCHPQCLDYKPPFEPRLPLVLCKEYSKFGCCDVERDGEISVKFYSIMENFDHSGFVTCGKYIRSILCQECSPYAAHLFDAEDANTPMRMLPGLCGDYCSDYWHQCRYTLSLLLEDLGSPYEFANLTATIEEDRRKFCNYLELKDKQYCYPNVLTNAELNAQLGLVREDPKGCLELCLQEVANGLRNPVAMIHANDGTHRFFVAEQLGYVWVYLANGSRIDRPFLNLTQAVLTSPWAGDERGFLCIALHPRFTTVRKAYVYYSVSVKNEERIRVSEFTLSIHDENQLDHSSERTILEVVEPASNHNGGQLLFDDDEYLYIFIGDGGRAGDPFGKFGNSQNKSTLLGKVLRIDVENNDNGAPYSIPPDNPFLREIEARPEIYAYGVRNMWRCSIDRGDPFTGRGRGRMFCGDVGQNKYEEVDLIVKGGNYGWRAKEGFSCYDRKLCQNSSLDDILPIFAYPHKLGKSVTGGYIYRGCQMPNLNGLYFFGDFMSGRLMSLKENVTTSEWHYNEICMGTDQTCRFPKLINSYYKYIISFAEDEAGELYFLATGAASARARAGVIYKIVDPSRRAPPGKCRIKPSHVNIKGKLIHFHPKEEFVINKKPTTTPFPTTTTRKPTTTTKKSPRKPIIIIKPPMPTRKTIRKMQPPPTTASPRKMTPQTTRKTTTRRATLPTTSNIKATTIKTTSATTIKSTTSPTTVQMATETSPTTTTPTGYRTTVMTAVSSRITQTPIITTRPTRRHERPLQYPPSTTSQPLTSPKLPPSPSATSLKRSEMALTSTRYPEHPRAWTTPRPTYWSQKPTVSSYNPQRPPVNGTLPKAQEEERWPGEKQESAVEGNQVYKRPRGRGRGQIFKRGRGGRRLRPGSLRLVSTDGLLDRGRVEIFIRGEWGTVCDDLFTTKSGTVVCRQLGFTTVLAVMKRAALGEADSSVRIFLDDVECEGGERSLLECKRSRVGKHNCSHGEDVGVICG, encoded by the exons ATGACCACGAGGACCTGTAATCCGCCCCCCCAGTGCATCCTGTCGCACACCCTCTTTCCCCACCTACTTCTGTCTGCGCTGCTGTTGCTCCTCCAGCCCTGGTGGGGGAGCTGTCACCCCCAGTGTTTAGACTACAAGCCTCCGTTCGAGCCCCGGCTGCCATTGGTCCTCTGCAAGGAGTACTCCAAGTTCGGATGCTGTGATGTGGAGAGGGATGGGGAGATATCAGTGAAGTTTTACAGCATTATGGAGAACTTTGACCATTCGGGCTTCGTCACCTGCGGCAAGTACATACGCAGCATCCTCTGCCAG GAGTGTTCTCCATACGCCGCCCATCTGTTTGATGCCGAAGATGCCAACACGCCTATGCGGATGTTGCCTGGTTTGTGTGGTGATTACTGCTCCGACTACTGGCACCAGTGTCGCTACACACTCAGTCTCCTCTTGGAGGACCTCGGGTCCCCTTATGAGTTTGCAAACCTGACTGCAACGATAGAAGAGGATCGCAGAAAGTTCTGCAACTATCTGGAGCTGAAGGACAAACAGTACTGTTATCCAAATGTGCTGACGAATGCAG AGCTAAATGCTCAACTTGGCTTGGTACGTGAGGATCCTAAAGGTTGTCTGGAGCTGTGTTTACAGGAAGTCGCCAATGGGCTGCGTAACCCCGTGGCCATGATTCACGCAAATGATGGGACTCATCGCTTCTTCGTGGCAGAGCAGCTGGGTTATGTGTGGGTGTATTTGGCCAACGGCTCCCGGATCGACCGACCTTTCCTGAACCTCACGCAGGCAGTCCTCACGTCACCTTGGGCTGGAGACGAGCGAGGGTTCCTCTGCATCGCCCTGCACCCCAG GTTCACGACCGTCAGAAAAGCCTATGTGTATTATTCTGTGTCGGTGAAGAACGAGGAGAGGATACGTGTTAGTGAGTTCACCCTATCAATTCATGATGAAAACCAGCTGGACCACTCCTCCGAGAG aaccaTCCTTGAGGTGGTGGAGCCAGCGTCCAATCATAATGGAGGACAGCTTCTGTTTGACGATGACGAATATCTGTACATCTTCATCGGAGATGGTGGCCGAGCTGGAGACCCCTTTGGAAAGTTTGGCAATTcacaaaacaa GTCAACACTTCTTGGTAAGGTGCTGCGTATTGATGTGGAGAATAACGACAATGGTGCTCCGTACAGCATTCCTCCAGACAACCCGTTCCTGAGGGAGATTGAAGCACGACCTG AGATTTATGCCTATGGAGTGCGCAACATGTGGCGTTGCTCCATTGACCGCGGTGACCCCTTCACAGGgcgaggcagaggcaggatgtttTGTGGTGACGTGGGCCAGAACAAATACGAGGAGGTGGATCTCATTGTTAAAG GAGGCAACTACGGATGGAGGGCCAAAGAGGGCTTCAGCTGCTACGATCGCAAACTCTGCCAGAACTCATCTCTGG ATGACATCTTGCCGATCTTTGCCTACCCCCACAAGTTGGGAAAATCAGTGACAGGAGGATACATCTACAGAGGCTGCCAGATGCCCAACCTCAACGGACTCTACTTCTTTGGGGATTTCATGAGCGG gCGGCTGATGTCTTTGAAGGAGAACGTCACCACCAGTGAATGGCACTACAATGAGATCTGTATGGGAACAGACCAGACCTGCAGATTCCCCAAACTCATCAACAGTTATTATAAATACATCATCTCTTTTGCGGAGGATGAGGCAG GTGAGCTGTATTTCTTAGCCACAGGGGCCGCGAGTGCCAGAGCCAGAGCAGGCGTCATCTATAAGATAGTGGACCCTTCCAG ACGAGCCCCACCAGGAAAGTGCAGAATCAAGCCTTCACATGTCAACATTAAGGGCAAACTGATTCACTTCCACCCCAAAGAAG AGTTTGTAATCAACAAGAAACCAACCACGACACCTTTTCCCACGACAACCACACGAAAACCTACAACAACGACCAAAAAGTCACCAAGAAAAcccataataatcataaaaccACCAATGCCAACCAGAAAAACTATAAGAAAAATGCAGCCACCGCCAACAACAGCGTCACCAAGAAAAATGACACCGCAGACTACGAGAAAAACAACAACGAGAAGGGCAACATTACCAAcaacatcaaatataaaagcaacaacaataaaaacaacctcAGCCACGACAATAAAATCAACAACCTCACCCACAACTGTCCAGATGGCCACGGAAACAAGTCCCACCACAACCACACCCACTG gTTATCGCACAACCGTCATGACTGCAGTCTCCTCTAGGATTACTCAAACCCCAATCATCACCACACGTCCAACAAGGAGACATGAGAGACCCCTTCAGTATCCCCCTAGTACCACATCCCAACCTTTAACCTCACCAAAgcttcctccttctccatccGCAACATCCTTGAAACGATCTGAGATGGCTCTGACCTCTACGCGTTACCCTGAGCACCCCAGAGCGTGGACCACACCTCGTCCAACGTACTGGAGCCAGAAACCCACCGTGTCTTCCTACAATCCCCAGAGACCACCAGTCAACGGCACGCTGCCTAAAGCTCAAGAGGAGGAGCGTTGGCCCGGAGAGAAGCAGGAAAGTGCTGTGGAGGGGAACCAAGTGTATAAGAGGCCCAGAGGAAGAGGTAGAGGTCAAATCttcaaaagaggaagaggagggagaaggctGAGGCCTGGCTCATTGCGACTGGTGAGCACTGACGGTTTATTGGATCGAGGCAGAGTGGAGATCTTTATCCGAGGAGAGTGGGGGACAGTGTGCGATGACCTTTTCACAACCAAGTCGGGCACAGTGGTGTGTCGACAGCTCGGCTTCACGACGGTGCTGGCAGTGATGAAGAGGGCTGCGCTGGGGGAGGCTGACAGCAGCGTCAGGATCTTTCTGGACGACGTGGAGTGTGAAGGCGGGGAGAGATCGCTGCTGGAGTGCAAGAGATCCAGGGTTGGGAAACACAACTGTTCACATGGGGAAGATGTGGGTGTGATCTGCGGTTAG